The following proteins are co-located in the Moraxella nasovis genome:
- a CDS encoding Ig-like domain-containing protein — translation MKNIIVKVQGTNQTLGQIKVVTKDGKPTSVKTQHNANYEFIDEKTGVAPDHIVTKRVGNDLHIALDDDGATDLILEDFYDSENIALIGQAENGEYYYYIPDTGEVADYVTNLALGDIEGQALGGSSLTAPWWAGVVETKAAIWPWLLGLAALGGIAAAAGGSKDATATPTDTTADAPVITASTTDGSVTVKPGSDNKKVDISFTGEDDKPKQVVAEKGDHDNNPNTPDTWKITQGGDTGATINPNTGVITIPQDAIKDGSPGKATSTDDKGNTANATDVPAGNDIGDTQVADGNDAVKTLPDAQDEGGNLVTTIKLTNDHGGSIPVPTIENGNGNTPGKANNDDFGTPTYVGKDKDGQPVENGVTKNGDQLTIKPGVQTIEVTTPIKNDNTTEGNETAKVVVDGKGNEVTINDTSKTPDTTAPSAPVLTAKDDGTVDVEVPTDANAGDTVEVKVPQDDGSTTTVVLTKQPDGSWESNNPDVVPSIDAGQNKSTIPADKVKDGETVTAKAKDPVGNESNASTATAKTPDTTAPSAPVLTAKDDGTVDVEVPTDANAGDTVEVKVPQDDGSTTTVVLTKQPDGSWESNNPDVVPSIDAGQNKSTIPADKVKDGETVTAKAKDPVGNESNASTATAKTPDTTAPSAPVLTAKDDGTVDVEVPTDANAGDTVEVKVPQDDGSTTTVVLTKQPDGSWESNNPDVVPSIDAGQNKSTIPADKVKDGETVTAKAKDPVGNESNASTATAKTPQDTQVADGDDAVKTSPNAQDEGSDLTTTIKLTNDHGGSIPAPTIEGGTGDKPATADDFDLPGQTFVGKNKDGQEVPDGVTKNGDQLTIKPGVQTIEVTTPIKNDNTTEGDETAKVVVDGKGNEVTINDTSKTPQEPKSQIQEPKKDTTPPAKPETAPDMTADTDTGTSNTDNITNDTTPSFTVPTPVNADDKPVLLVDGNEVPATAVKNDDGTTTLTPDAPLPQGSHTITSAIKDPAGNISEPSPALDITIDSEKPAKPETAPDMTADTDTGTSNTDNITNDTTPSFTVPTPVNADDKPVLLVDGNEVPATAVKNDDGTTTLTPDAPLPQGSHTITSAIKDPAGNISEPSPALDITIDSEKPAKPETAPDMTADTDTGTSNTDNITNDTTPSFTVPTPVNADDKPVLLVDGNEVPATAVKNDDGTTTLTPDAPLPQGSHTITSAIKDPAGNISEPSPALDITIDSEKPAKPETAPDMTADTDTGTSNTDNITNDTTPSFTVPTPVNADDKPVLLVDGNEVPATAVKNDDGTTTLTPDAPLPQGSHTITSAIKDPAGNISEPSPALDITIDSEKPAKPETAPDMTADTDTGTSNTDNITNDTTPSFTVPTPVNADDKPVLLVDGNEVPATAVKNDDGTTTLTPDAPLPQGSHTITSAIKDPAGNISEPSPALDITIDSEKPAKPTVAIIGATDQANGKDNDGKINKTDLTDNKATIKVTLPNDVEVGDTLTITVPNADKPITHTVTAKDKTDGFTTTFTPNKEGEPNEVTAKVTDKAGNPSIIAKTSAITDLIIPGDINGDGTADDAGKPVVAITTDADDDGNITPTELGTNTDLEVKVTLPKDAGYSAGDKLVINVNGSDLPEYRLTTADLTNGYTTTFVPKAKGEENVVTAKVTDGQGNTSSIGEDTATIAAPPVKLTLSLAQDTGSSDSDNITNNPTVNVANIPQGAAWEYSLDGGRTWKAGTGSSLNMTNPEGRLTGQPNNVIARVKGDDTTQSNALEAIYDDRTQVRVIPEIENSKAVLKVLAEPNSTVLVNKRNITVDSKGVATISDVQENHPYNVSVTDKAGNVKTIENPGVEVLIMPNIYGGRVSPQDSEERVKEIINQGSPHDIVLVGKKATNGEIKGYGDVGGNPLGDINLSFGSGNDALVATTVMASFGRDTTLNFDAGDDSLHLLAYINNQTAGSHININMGAGNDYVKVDRDINDFSIPSNKPNSVIDLGAGNDYMYVGGHIHKPVAIKGGAGYDELHLLSSGFNERVSGFEKIVLEGLNNKQQLDLTLKDVINNNQDINLHYLTIDGKIGKSVVDLGANGGAVGKPNFGGFQKVLSYHNNGKHIAEKSGYDAYWDGNDLHTLVYIQHGIAVI, via the coding sequence ATGAAAAATATTATCGTTAAGGTACAAGGAACTAATCAAACCCTTGGGCAGATTAAAGTCGTCACTAAAGATGGCAAGCCTACCAGTGTAAAAACACAGCACAATGCCAACTATGAGTTCATCGATGAAAAAACAGGCGTAGCACCTGACCACATCGTTACTAAGCGTGTAGGTAACGATTTACACATCGCTTTAGATGATGATGGTGCAACAGATCTAATCTTAGAAGATTTCTATGACTCAGAAAATATCGCCCTAATCGGTCAAGCTGAAAATGGCGAATACTACTATTATATCCCAGATACTGGTGAAGTCGCTGACTATGTTACAAATCTGGCCTTAGGCGATATCGAAGGTCAAGCCCTAGGCGGTAGCTCTCTTACTGCTCCATGGTGGGCAGGTGTGGTTGAGACCAAAGCTGCCATCTGGCCATGGCTACTGGGTCTGGCAGCATTAGGCGGTATCGCAGCTGCTGCTGGGGGTAGCAAAGATGCTACAGCCACCCCAACAGACACCACCGCAGACGCTCCTGTCATCACAGCAAGCACTACTGACGGTTCTGTAACTGTCAAACCAGGTAGCGACAATAAAAAAGTTGACATCAGCTTTACTGGTGAAGACGATAAGCCAAAACAAGTCGTGGCTGAAAAAGGCGACCATGACAATAATCCAAACACGCCTGACACTTGGAAAATCACCCAAGGAGGAGACACTGGTGCAACCATCAATCCTAACACTGGTGTGATTACTATCCCACAAGACGCTATCAAAGATGGCAGCCCTGGTAAAGCCACTAGTACTGATGATAAAGGCAATACTGCCAATGCCACCGATGTACCAGCAGGTAATGATATAGGCGACACCCAAGTTGCTGATGGTAATGATGCAGTCAAAACATTGCCAGACGCTCAAGACGAAGGTGGAAACTTAGTGACTACCATCAAACTTACCAACGACCATGGTGGCTCTATCCCTGTTCCAACCATTGAAAATGGTAATGGTAATACACCTGGTAAAGCCAATAATGATGACTTTGGTACACCAACTTATGTAGGTAAAGACAAAGATGGTCAACCAGTAGAAAATGGCGTAACCAAAAATGGCGATCAATTAACCATCAAACCAGGTGTTCAAACGATTGAAGTAACCACGCCAATCAAAAATGACAACACCACAGAAGGCAACGAAACTGCCAAAGTGGTGGTTGATGGCAAAGGTAATGAAGTAACCATTAACGATACTTCTAAGACGCCTGACACCACAGCACCATCAGCACCTGTATTAACAGCCAAAGATGATGGTACGGTTGATGTTGAAGTACCAACTGACGCGAATGCCGGTGACACAGTAGAAGTGAAAGTACCACAAGATGATGGTTCAACCACCACAGTTGTCTTAACTAAACAGCCTGATGGCTCTTGGGAATCAAATAACCCTGATGTCGTACCAAGCATTGACGCAGGTCAAAACAAATCAACCATCCCAGCTGATAAAGTAAAAGATGGTGAGACTGTTACAGCCAAAGCCAAAGACCCAGTTGGTAACGAAAGCAATGCCTCAACAGCAACCGCTAAGACGCCTGACACCACAGCACCATCAGCACCTGTATTAACAGCCAAAGATGATGGTACGGTTGATGTTGAAGTACCAACTGACGCGAATGCCGGTGACACAGTAGAAGTGAAAGTACCACAAGATGATGGTTCAACCACCACAGTTGTCTTAACTAAACAGCCTGATGGCTCTTGGGAATCAAATAACCCTGATGTCGTACCAAGCATTGACGCAGGTCAAAACAAATCAACCATCCCAGCTGATAAAGTAAAAGATGGTGAGACTGTTACAGCCAAAGCCAAAGACCCAGTTGGTAACGAAAGCAATGCCTCAACAGCAACCGCTAAGACGCCTGACACCACAGCACCATCAGCACCTGTATTAACAGCCAAAGATGATGGTACGGTTGATGTTGAAGTACCAACTGACGCGAATGCCGGTGACACAGTAGAAGTGAAAGTACCACAAGATGATGGTTCAACCACCACAGTTGTCTTAACTAAACAGCCTGATGGCTCTTGGGAATCAAATAACCCTGATGTCGTACCAAGCATTGACGCAGGTCAAAACAAATCAACCATCCCAGCTGATAAAGTAAAAGATGGTGAGACTGTTACAGCCAAAGCCAAAGACCCAGTTGGTAACGAAAGCAATGCCTCAACAGCAACCGCTAAGACGCCACAAGACACCCAAGTTGCTGATGGTGATGACGCAGTCAAAACATCACCAAACGCTCAAGACGAAGGGAGTGATCTGACTACTACCATCAAACTTACCAACGACCATGGTGGCTCTATCCCTGCACCGACCATTGAAGGTGGCACAGGAGACAAGCCAGCAACTGCTGATGACTTTGATTTACCTGGTCAAACATTTGTTGGTAAGAACAAAGATGGTCAAGAAGTACCAGATGGCGTAACCAAAAATGGCGATCAACTAACCATCAAACCAGGTGTTCAAACGATTGAAGTAACCACGCCAATCAAAAATGACAACACCACAGAAGGCGATGAAACTGCCAAAGTGGTTGTTGATGGCAAAGGTAATGAAGTAACCATTAACGATACTTCTAAGACGCCACAAGAGCCCAAGTCACAGATACAAGAGCCAAAGAAAGATACTACGCCACCTGCCAAACCTGAAACAGCCCCAGACATGACGGCTGACACAGACACAGGCACAAGCAACACAGATAACATCACCAACGACACCACGCCATCATTTACTGTGCCAACGCCAGTAAATGCAGATGACAAACCTGTGTTATTGGTTGATGGTAATGAAGTACCTGCAACAGCGGTTAAAAACGATGATGGTACAACAACGCTAACACCAGATGCACCATTGCCACAAGGTTCGCACACCATTACTTCAGCAATCAAAGATCCTGCTGGTAATATCAGTGAGCCTAGTCCTGCGCTTGATATCACTATTGATAGTGAAAAACCTGCCAAACCTGAAACAGCCCCAGACATGACGGCTGACACAGACACAGGCACAAGCAACACAGATAACATCACCAACGACACCACGCCATCATTTACTGTGCCAACGCCAGTAAATGCAGATGACAAACCTGTGTTATTGGTTGATGGTAATGAAGTACCTGCAACAGCGGTTAAAAACGATGATGGTACAACAACGCTAACACCAGATGCACCATTGCCACAAGGTTCGCACACCATTACTTCAGCAATCAAAGATCCTGCTGGTAATATCAGTGAGCCTAGTCCTGCGCTTGATATCACTATTGATAGTGAAAAACCTGCCAAACCTGAAACAGCCCCAGACATGACGGCTGACACAGACACAGGCACAAGCAACACAGATAACATCACCAACGACACCACGCCATCATTTACTGTGCCAACGCCAGTAAATGCAGATGACAAACCTGTGTTATTGGTTGATGGTAATGAAGTACCTGCAACAGCGGTTAAAAACGATGATGGTACAACAACGCTAACACCAGATGCACCATTGCCACAAGGTTCGCACACCATTACTTCAGCAATCAAAGATCCTGCTGGTAATATCAGTGAGCCTAGTCCTGCGCTTGATATCACTATTGATAGTGAAAAACCTGCCAAACCTGAAACAGCCCCAGACATGACGGCTGACACAGACACAGGCACAAGCAACACAGATAACATCACCAACGACACCACGCCATCATTTACTGTGCCAACGCCAGTAAATGCAGATGACAAACCTGTGTTATTGGTTGATGGTAATGAAGTACCTGCAACAGCGGTTAAAAACGATGATGGTACAACAACGCTAACACCAGATGCACCATTGCCACAAGGTTCGCACACCATTACTTCAGCAATCAAAGATCCTGCTGGTAATATCAGTGAGCCTAGTCCTGCGCTTGATATCACTATTGATAGTGAAAAACCTGCCAAACCTGAAACAGCCCCAGACATGACGGCTGACACAGACACAGGCACAAGCAACACAGATAACATCACCAACGACACCACGCCATCATTTACTGTGCCAACGCCAGTAAATGCAGATGACAAACCTGTGTTATTGGTTGATGGTAATGAAGTACCTGCAACAGCGGTTAAAAACGATGATGGTACAACAACGCTAACACCAGATGCACCATTGCCACAAGGTTCGCACACCATTACTTCAGCAATCAAAGATCCTGCTGGTAATATCAGTGAGCCTAGTCCTGCGCTTGATATCACTATTGATAGTGAAAAACCTGCCAAACCAACCGTGGCTATCATCGGTGCGACTGACCAAGCTAACGGCAAGGATAATGATGGTAAGATCAACAAAACTGATCTAACAGACAACAAAGCCACCATCAAGGTCACCCTACCAAATGACGTGGAAGTAGGCGATACGCTGACCATCACTGTGCCAAATGCAGACAAGCCAATCACTCACACGGTGACTGCTAAAGATAAAACAGACGGCTTCACTACCACCTTTACACCAAATAAAGAAGGTGAGCCGAACGAAGTCACTGCTAAAGTTACCGATAAAGCAGGCAATCCGTCTATTATCGCCAAAACTTCAGCCATCACTGATCTTATCATCCCAGGTGATATCAATGGTGATGGCACAGCTGATGACGCAGGTAAGCCTGTGGTTGCTATCACCACAGATGCAGACGATGATGGTAACATCACCCCAACTGAGCTAGGTACAAATACAGACCTAGAAGTTAAGGTTACGCTACCAAAAGACGCAGGCTACTCAGCAGGTGATAAACTGGTAATTAATGTAAATGGTTCAGACTTGCCAGAATACAGACTTACCACCGCAGACCTAACGAACGGCTACACCACAACCTTCGTACCAAAAGCCAAAGGTGAAGAAAACGTAGTGACTGCCAAAGTTACAGACGGTCAAGGCAACACATCGTCAATAGGTGAGGATACAGCGACTATCGCTGCACCACCTGTCAAACTAACCCTATCCCTAGCACAAGACACAGGCTCTAGCGATTCTGACAATATCACCAATAATCCTACGGTTAATGTTGCCAACATTCCACAGGGTGCGGCGTGGGAATACAGCCTAGATGGCGGTAGAACTTGGAAAGCTGGTACTGGTAGTAGCTTGAATATGACCAATCCTGAGGGTCGTTTGACAGGTCAGCCAAATAATGTAATTGCACGTGTTAAGGGGGATGATACCACCCAAAGCAATGCATTAGAAGCAATCTACGATGATCGCACCCAGGTGCGCGTGATACCTGAGATTGAAAATAGCAAAGCAGTATTAAAAGTGCTGGCTGAACCAAATTCTACTGTTTTGGTTAATAAACGCAATATTACCGTTGATAGTAAAGGTGTAGCGACTATCTCTGACGTACAAGAAAATCATCCTTATAATGTTTCTGTTACTGATAAAGCGGGTAATGTTAAAACGATTGAAAATCCTGGAGTTGAAGTTTTGATTATGCCAAATATTTATGGCGGTCGTGTTTCACCTCAAGATAGCGAGGAGAGAGTTAAAGAAATTATTAATCAAGGCTCTCCACATGATATAGTCTTAGTTGGTAAAAAAGCTACCAATGGTGAGATCAAAGGCTATGGCGATGTGGGGGGTAATCCGTTGGGTGATATTAATCTTTCATTTGGATCAGGCAACGATGCTCTGGTTGCAACCACTGTGATGGCATCATTTGGCAGGGATACGACATTAAACTTTGATGCTGGCGATGACTCATTGCACTTATTAGCTTACATTAACAATCAAACGGCAGGTAGTCATATTAATATCAATATGGGTGCAGGTAATGATTATGTAAAAGTAGATCGTGATATCAACGACTTTTCTATTCCATCTAATAAACCAAATAGCGTCATTGATTTAGGTGCAGGTAATGATTATATGTATGTTGGAGGACATATACACAAACCTGTAGCTATTAAAGGTGGTGCTGGTTATGATGAGTTGCATTTATTATCTTCAGGCTTTAATGAAAGAGTTTCAGGATTTGAAAAAATTGTTCTAGAAGGCTTAAATAATAAACAGCAACTGGACTTAACCCTTAAAGATGTCATCAATAATAACCAAGATATTAATCTTCATTATCTCACCATTGATGGCAAGATTGGCAAGTCTGTCGTGGATTTGGGCGCTAATGGTGGTGCTGTAGGCAAACCAAATTTTGGTGGTTTCCAAAAAGTGCTTAGCTACCATAACAACGGTAAACATATTGCAGAAAAATCAGGCTATGACGCTTATTGGGATGGCAATGATTTGCATACCTTAGTTTATATTCAGCATGGTATCGCTGTGATCTAA
- a CDS encoding mechanosensitive ion channel family protein, whose translation MTQATDIKQAGEQIVDSGIDLTQNVAKDSTATVSQAKRAAEQVADQTTRVIEDSTNHTLEFFGVSMDIDTLIANSIELSVKIVLALIVFFVGRWIGKKLVKFARSVMERSSMDATVANFVGNLLYGVMLMAVILAALNKLGVNTNSFVAILGGAAVAIGMSLKDQLSNLAAGVMIVIFRPFGRGDYVEVGGKTGTVVDITLVNTRICTPDNHEVIIPNGDIMTSSSINYTSLTNRRVPIVVGISYSADIRKARQIMIQVAKEHKLVLSDPEPIVRVTELADSAVNLTLYVWSDNDNWFVVQCDLLEQVKYAFDDAKVDIPYPNRTVHIEGLDKIAEKLSS comes from the coding sequence ATGACTCAAGCAACGGATATTAAGCAAGCAGGCGAGCAAATCGTCGATTCTGGCATAGATTTAACCCAAAATGTCGCAAAAGACAGTACAGCAACAGTAAGCCAAGCTAAGCGAGCTGCTGAGCAGGTTGCCGATCAGACCACTCGTGTGATAGAAGACAGCACCAATCATACGCTTGAATTTTTTGGTGTAAGCATGGATATAGACACACTTATCGCTAATAGTATCGAATTATCGGTAAAAATCGTCTTAGCCTTGATTGTGTTTTTTGTTGGACGCTGGATAGGTAAAAAGCTAGTCAAGTTCGCTCGCAGCGTGATGGAACGCAGTAGTATGGATGCGACGGTGGCGAATTTTGTGGGTAATCTATTATATGGCGTCATGCTGATGGCGGTCATTTTAGCAGCACTAAATAAGCTTGGTGTAAACACGAACTCTTTTGTTGCTATTTTAGGTGGTGCAGCGGTTGCCATCGGTATGTCGCTTAAAGACCAGCTGTCAAACTTAGCTGCAGGCGTGATGATTGTCATCTTTCGTCCCTTTGGGCGTGGCGACTATGTAGAAGTGGGTGGCAAGACTGGTACGGTCGTGGATATTACATTGGTAAACACAAGAATTTGTACGCCTGATAACCATGAAGTCATCATCCCAAATGGCGACATCATGACAAGCTCTAGTATCAACTACACATCACTGACGAACCGCCGTGTGCCTATCGTCGTTGGCATCAGCTACTCGGCAGATATTCGTAAAGCTCGCCAGATAATGATTCAAGTTGCCAAAGAACACAAGCTTGTTCTAAGTGATCCAGAGCCTATCGTGAGAGTCACAGAGCTTGCCGATAGTGCGGTGAACTTAACCTTATATGTCTGGTCGGATAATGATAACTGGTTTGTCGTGCAGTGTGATTTGCTCGAGCAGGTTAAGTATGCTTTTGATGATGCAAAAGTGGACATCCCTTATCCTAATCGCACAGTGCACATTGAAGGCTTGGATAAGATTGCCGAGAAGTTATCATCTTAG
- a CDS encoding OmpA family protein yields the protein MFTYKNLVLASAAAISLGMTACSTAKPATTQTSSVIWNKSASGVSSEVHNIGLSDRTAAVVFIRPATTDTPNPDSSTNISLNNRFLVSLQDGHYSSGVVCAGDVTLGVTPTAAKTNDLKLAATNIKLDAGKTAYFAVMTDESFKPIVRQVNEELVAQLLKTGVYKQVHQISRVEAKDCAVPVAPTPAPVTPVAQVPTPKTGYYVEKRPNVRLNILFDFDKSNIKPQHQSEIAKAAEFLKEYPTAQVIVEGHTDSKGSDSYNQALSERRAASVRTALITNHGIVPNRISAQGYGETRPVADNSTEEGRTQNRRVMVVIPN from the coding sequence ATGTTTACTTATAAAAATCTTGTATTGGCATCAGCGGCTGCCATATCTTTAGGTATGACAGCTTGTAGCACAGCTAAGCCTGCCACTACTCAAACCTCATCGGTTATATGGAATAAGTCTGCTTCAGGGGTGAGTTCAGAAGTTCACAACATTGGGCTTAGCGATCGCACAGCAGCGGTGGTATTTATCCGTCCTGCAACCACCGATACCCCAAATCCTGACTCTAGTACCAATATCAGCCTAAATAACCGTTTTTTGGTTAGCTTACAAGATGGACATTATTCATCAGGCGTTGTTTGTGCTGGTGATGTAACGCTTGGCGTTACGCCTACTGCTGCTAAGACCAATGATCTTAAGCTTGCCGCGACGAACATTAAGTTAGATGCTGGTAAGACGGCATACTTTGCGGTAATGACAGATGAAAGCTTTAAGCCAATCGTACGCCAAGTGAACGAAGAATTAGTAGCACAGCTACTAAAAACTGGCGTGTATAAGCAAGTACACCAAATCAGTCGTGTAGAAGCTAAAGATTGTGCTGTACCTGTAGCACCAACTCCAGCACCAGTAACTCCAGTCGCACAAGTCCCAACACCTAAGACAGGATATTATGTTGAGAAGCGTCCAAACGTTCGCTTGAACATTTTATTTGATTTTGATAAATCAAACATTAAGCCGCAGCACCAGTCAGAAATCGCAAAAGCTGCCGAATTTCTAAAAGAGTACCCAACCGCTCAAGTCATCGTAGAAGGTCACACAGATTCTAAAGGTTCTGATAGCTATAACCAAGCTTTATCAGAGCGTCGTGCTGCCAGTGTGCGTACTGCATTAATCACCAATCATGGTATCGTGCCAAATCGTATCAGTGCCCAAGGTTATGGCGAAACCCGTCCAGTGGCAGATAACAGCACCGAAGAAGGCCGCACACAAAACCGCCGTGTTATGGTAGTTATTCCGAACTAA